From Microcystis aeruginosa NIES-2549, a single genomic window includes:
- a CDS encoding metallophosphoesterase family protein translates to MKIAVLSCIHGNMPALNAVLQDLDQQGCQEIYCLGDLVGYGPHPNQVVEKIRQLGITTVQGCWDEDIVEGLNACECSYPSLLAEKRGRLAHEWTNQIITPENRNYLSKLPEIFKLDHLCFVHGSPQNNHEYLLAEMDAFTALERVLSVDTEVLFCGHTHIPYIRTLDEGSLQIKVYQPDGEQSRQFTTPVKRIINVGSVGEPRHGRPNATYVIYDRETAAVQLREVAYNYQETCQAILESGLPPIFAWRLAKGLEYAEKADDPTHVCER, encoded by the coding sequence ATGAAAATAGCCGTTTTATCCTGTATTCATGGCAATATGCCCGCTTTAAATGCTGTTTTGCAAGATTTAGACCAACAGGGTTGTCAAGAAATCTACTGTTTAGGGGATTTGGTTGGGTATGGACCCCATCCTAACCAAGTGGTGGAAAAAATCCGTCAACTGGGGATTACTACAGTACAAGGGTGTTGGGATGAGGATATCGTTGAGGGATTAAATGCCTGTGAGTGCAGTTATCCGTCGCTTTTAGCAGAAAAACGCGGTAGATTAGCTCATGAGTGGACAAATCAAATAATCACCCCAGAAAACCGTAATTATTTGTCAAAACTGCCCGAAATTTTTAAGCTAGATCACCTCTGTTTTGTTCATGGTAGTCCCCAAAATAACCATGAGTATCTTTTAGCCGAAATGGACGCTTTTACGGCTTTAGAACGGGTTTTATCGGTAGATACAGAGGTTTTATTCTGTGGACATACCCACATCCCCTACATTCGCACTCTCGACGAGGGAAGCTTGCAAATAAAAGTGTATCAACCCGATGGGGAACAGTCGCGGCAATTTACCACACCAGTTAAACGTATCATCAACGTGGGATCGGTGGGAGAACCACGTCACGGTCGTCCAAATGCCACCTATGTGATTTACGATCGAGAAACGGCAGCGGTACAACTGCGAGAAGTGGCCTATAACTATCAGGAAACCTGTCAGGCTATTTTAGAATCGGGTTTACCTCCTATTTTCGCTTGGCGATTGGCTAAGGGTCTAGAATATGCGGAAAAAGCCGATGATCCGACTCATGTTTGCGAACGTTAA
- a CDS encoding metallophosphoesterase family protein, whose product MWAILSGIQGNLPAYQAVLEDIQQRSVTVENLYILGDFIGVNPDSEMLVEQIRYPTKNNLYPQVCRGWWEEQCLILHSLGATGEPTELIHKYGIDSTKQLWDAVSLETVQWLRNLDFGFVELDCLLIHGSSVSVSEELTPDTPPWQILDRLQRVGVNNLFCGRAGQVFDYSLQSANLTSTVTTLDKRQPSQTLTIQDKRLIGVGSVGKELNKAVYTLYNPSNNCVEFRTVPY is encoded by the coding sequence ATGTGGGCAATTTTAAGCGGTATTCAAGGCAATTTACCAGCCTATCAAGCGGTCTTGGAAGATATTCAGCAACGGTCAGTTACTGTAGAAAATTTATATATTTTAGGAGATTTTATCGGTGTTAATCCCGATAGTGAAATGCTAGTAGAACAAATACGTTATCCCACTAAAAATAACTTATATCCGCAGGTTTGTCGGGGATGGTGGGAAGAACAATGTCTAATTTTACACAGTTTAGGAGCCACAGGAGAACCGACGGAATTAATCCATAAATATGGAATTGATAGCACTAAACAACTCTGGGACGCAGTTTCTTTAGAAACGGTGCAATGGTTACGAAATCTCGATTTTGGTTTTGTCGAGTTGGATTGTTTATTAATTCATGGCAGTAGTGTCAGTGTTAGTGAAGAATTAACCCCCGATACTCCCCCATGGCAAATTTTAGATCGACTGCAACGGGTGGGAGTTAATAATCTATTTTGTGGTCGTGCAGGACAAGTTTTTGATTATTCTTTACAGTCCGCTAATTTAACCAGCACTGTTACTACTTTAGATAAACGGCAACCAAGTCAAACTTTGACGATTCAAGATAAGCGTTTAATTGGGGTTGGTAGCGTTGGTAAAGAATTAAATAAAGCAGTTTACACTCTCTATAATCCTAGTAATAATTGCGTGGAGTTTAGAACCGTACCTTATTAA
- a CDS encoding methyltransferase domain-containing protein → MNILLVTSSLGLLLAIAIVVYFVSSRKYQSSDSVANSYDQWTEDGILEYYWGEHIHLGHYGSPPEKKDFLQAKADFVAEMVSWGGLDKLPAGATLLDVGCGIGGSSRILARDYGFAVTGVTISPKQVARAKELTPPDVNARFLVDDAMALSFPDESFDVVWSIEAGPHMPDKAVFAQELLRVLKPGGVLVVADWNQRDDRQKPLNFWESPVMRQLLDQWSHPAFASIEGFAEQLAATGLVDGEVVTADWTKATLPSWIDTIWQGVIRPQGWWQFGLTGLVKSVREVPTILLMRLAFGTGLCRFGMFRAVRAKSHLQASQQESLTSVI, encoded by the coding sequence ATGAATATACTTTTGGTGACATCATCTTTAGGTTTACTCCTAGCGATCGCTATCGTCGTCTATTTTGTTTCCTCTCGCAAGTACCAATCGTCGGACTCGGTGGCCAATTCCTACGACCAATGGACCGAGGACGGGATTTTAGAATATTATTGGGGCGAACACATCCATTTAGGTCACTACGGTTCCCCACCAGAAAAAAAAGACTTTCTACAGGCAAAAGCCGACTTTGTGGCGGAAATGGTCTCTTGGGGAGGTTTGGATAAACTACCCGCCGGTGCAACTCTCCTCGATGTCGGTTGTGGTATTGGTGGCAGCAGTCGCATTCTGGCCCGCGACTACGGATTTGCCGTTACCGGTGTCACCATTAGTCCCAAACAAGTGGCACGGGCCAAAGAACTAACACCCCCAGATGTAAATGCTCGCTTTTTGGTCGATGATGCCATGGCCCTTTCTTTTCCCGACGAGAGTTTTGATGTGGTCTGGTCAATTGAAGCCGGTCCCCATATGCCGGACAAAGCCGTTTTTGCTCAGGAATTACTGCGAGTTCTTAAGCCGGGGGGAGTCCTAGTGGTAGCGGACTGGAATCAGCGAGATGACCGTCAAAAACCGCTCAATTTCTGGGAAAGTCCTGTAATGCGCCAACTTTTGGATCAGTGGTCCCACCCCGCTTTTGCCAGTATCGAAGGTTTTGCCGAACAGTTAGCGGCCACGGGATTGGTAGATGGGGAAGTGGTGACTGCTGACTGGACAAAAGCCACTCTACCCTCTTGGATTGATACCATTTGGCAGGGGGTGATTCGTCCCCAAGGTTGGTGGCAATTTGGTCTAACTGGGTTGGTTAAATCCGTCCGAGAAGTGCCGACAATTCTGCTGATGCGTTTGGCCTTTGGTACGGGTTTATGTCGTTTTGGGATGTTCCGCGCTGTTCGCGCTAAATCCCATCTGCAAGCAAGTCAGCAAGAGTCTCTTACCTCAGTTATCTAG
- a CDS encoding ABC transporter ATP-binding protein, with protein sequence MDNKILDVRHLTVEFSNQKRTTVAVNNISFSLQKGQVLGCVGESGSGKSVTSLALMGLVPSPGKITRGEICFRPAKGQSMQAVDLLSIPPEELRYYRGGEMAMIFQEPMSSLNPVYNIEFQLTEAILLHQKVTPEQAKNQAISLLQEVRLLPSDEQLEEKYIETFPLENKGHVREKIRTYIQEQKEAILKRYPHELSGGQLQRVMIAMAISCNPTLLIADEPTTALDVTVQAEILRLLRDLCKSDREMSMVFISHDLGVINEIADQIVVMYQGEIVEQGPKEEVLNSPQHPYTKGLLACRPRLNSRPEKLPTVSDFLQVEKDSQGKIIKLQEITPPAVKFITLQEEESRIEGLQHHENILSVENLSVRFPVKGVFGQVKTFFNAVDQVSFAVKQGETLGLVGESGCGKSTLARTILRLIPATSGNIYFRGENLAKLNPSDPKLRLLRRELQIVFQNPYNSLNPRLSIGKAILEPMVIHHTGGNSQKRRQRVEYLLERVKLDPNWFDRYPHQLSGGQRQRVCIARALALNPQFIICDESVSALDVSVQAGVLNLLKELQQEFNLTYIFISHDLSVVRFMSDRIMVMNKGKIEEMGTANQIINSPQSDYTRKLIASIPQFTESLAS encoded by the coding sequence ATGGATAACAAAATTCTCGACGTTCGCCATCTCACCGTTGAATTTTCTAATCAGAAAAGAACAACAGTCGCCGTTAATAACATTAGTTTTAGCTTGCAGAAAGGTCAAGTTCTCGGTTGTGTGGGGGAGTCGGGTTCAGGAAAATCCGTCACCTCCCTCGCACTCATGGGATTGGTTCCCTCTCCGGGGAAAATTACCCGGGGAGAAATTTGCTTTCGTCCAGCAAAAGGTCAGTCAATGCAAGCAGTAGATTTATTATCTATTCCCCCAGAAGAATTGCGTTATTATCGCGGGGGAGAAATGGCGATGATTTTCCAAGAACCAATGAGTTCTCTTAATCCAGTCTATAACATCGAGTTTCAACTCACAGAAGCAATTTTACTGCATCAAAAAGTCACCCCCGAACAGGCAAAAAATCAAGCCATCTCTCTACTGCAAGAAGTGCGCTTATTACCCAGTGATGAACAGTTAGAGGAGAAGTATATAGAAACTTTTCCCTTAGAAAATAAGGGTCATGTCAGAGAAAAAATTAGAACTTATATTCAAGAACAAAAAGAAGCAATTCTCAAGCGTTATCCTCACGAATTATCGGGGGGACAATTACAAAGGGTAATGATTGCCATGGCGATTTCTTGTAATCCTACCCTATTAATTGCCGATGAACCAACCACCGCTTTAGATGTGACTGTCCAAGCAGAAATATTAAGATTATTGCGAGATTTGTGTAAAAGCGATCGAGAAATGTCAATGGTTTTTATCTCCCACGATTTAGGAGTTATTAACGAAATTGCCGATCAAATTGTCGTGATGTATCAAGGAGAAATTGTCGAACAGGGACCGAAAGAAGAAGTATTAAATTCTCCCCAACATCCCTACACAAAAGGTTTACTTGCCTGTCGTCCCCGCTTAAACTCTCGTCCAGAAAAATTGCCCACCGTCAGCGATTTTTTACAAGTGGAAAAAGACTCTCAAGGTAAGATTATTAAACTACAGGAAATTACTCCACCAGCAGTTAAATTTATTACTCTCCAGGAGGAAGAAAGCAGAATTGAAGGTTTACAACATCACGAGAATATTTTATCAGTAGAAAATTTATCGGTTAGATTTCCAGTTAAGGGAGTTTTCGGGCAAGTAAAGACCTTTTTTAATGCCGTAGATCAGGTCAGTTTTGCCGTTAAACAGGGGGAAACCCTCGGTTTAGTCGGTGAGTCGGGCTGCGGAAAATCTACCTTAGCAAGGACAATTCTGCGCTTAATTCCTGCTACTTCTGGAAATATCTATTTCCGAGGAGAAAATCTCGCTAAGTTAAACCCCAGCGATCCAAAATTAAGACTACTGAGACGGGAATTACAGATAGTTTTTCAGAATCCCTACAACTCCCTGAATCCCCGTTTATCCATCGGTAAAGCAATTTTAGAACCGATGGTTATTCATCATACCGGCGGCAATTCCCAAAAGCGACGGCAACGAGTAGAATATTTATTAGAACGAGTTAAACTTGATCCTAATTGGTTTGATCGCTATCCCCATCAATTATCAGGAGGACAACGACAAAGGGTTTGTATTGCTCGCGCTTTAGCCTTAAATCCTCAGTTTATTATCTGTGATGAATCTGTCTCTGCTTTAGATGTTTCCGTGCAAGCGGGAGTCTTAAATTTACTCAAAGAATTACAGCAGGAATTTAATCTCACTTATATCTTTATTTCCCACGATTTAAGTGTTGTCAGATTTATGAGCGATCGGATTATGGTGATGAATAAAGGTAAAATTGAGGAAATGGGTACAGCTAACCAAATTATTAACTCTCCCCAAAGTGATTACACGCGTAAACTTATCGCTTCTATTCCCCAATTTACCGAAAGTCTTGCTAGTTAA